Within the Zea mays cultivar B73 chromosome 10, Zm-B73-REFERENCE-NAM-5.0, whole genome shotgun sequence genome, the region CGCCCTCCCAAAAACTACTCACGTCTCGCCGCCCCGCCGTATCACCCTTTCTCGGCGGCCGGCCTCTTCTCTTCACGGACTCGCAGGTCATCGAGGTAATCTCGGCTGCGCCAGCATCCCCCTCCCCTCCGGCACCAAAACCATAGCGAGCGCGCGCACGTCCACGTCCACGCGATTCCGTCTCCCTCCGCGCGGATCtgagctgctgctgtttggctctCTGCGCAGATGTCGTCGGCGGAGGCGAAGGCCGCGGCGAAGGCGGTCCCGGAGTCTGTGCTGCGCAAGCGCAAGCGGGAGGAGCAGTGGGCAGCGGACAAGAAGGAGAAGGCCCTCGCAGACAGGAAGGAGGCGCTTGACAGCCGCAAGATCATATTTGCTCGCGCCAAGCAGTACGCCCAGGAGTACGACGCCCAGGTGAGCACGATCTGTGCCACCCTCTCCATCTCGCAGCTTATTGCTACTTCCTGCTCTGCCTAGCTGCGACCGCTAGGACGATGTCGCGTACGGGATCGCGTACGTTTGAAATTGGTGCGCGCATAGCAGTGTTAGTTGGAAGTGCGATTTGCTGCACTATTATTGACTGTTGTATCTATCGCCATGTCGATCGTGTCCGTTGATTTCGTGCAAGGAAAAAAGAAATTTAGTTTGCCGTGACTCGAGGAGGCCACTGTCCATGTTGGCAGCATAGCTTTTCCTTTGATGATTAAAAaaaaggaacaattggatctataccattaaaagatccaaactttagatatataccatggaccccacatgtcattgactcatgtggacccacatgtaagtgagatagtaatggtatggatccaaagtggtgatcttttaatggtatggatccaaatttccctaaaAAAACTATCATTGAGTGTTGCAACACTGGTTCAGTTGGGGAAAAGGATAACATTGGCAATTAGTATTTATTTTAGAATTCGCCCCTCTTTATTAAGATAGGAGTTAAGAGTATCTGTTATTACTTATTATGCAtttgcacttgtgcaggagaaggagCTTGTGCAGCTCAAGCGTGAGGCTCGGTTGAAGGGTGGGTTCTATGTGAGCCCAGAGGCCAAGCTTCTGTTTGTGGTCCGCATCCGTGGGTATGGCTCTGTCCCAATGGTTGCTGATTCAGTTGCTATGCTCAAGTGTTGACTGTTGTCAAATGTGCTGTGTAGTATCAATGCCATGCACCCCAAGACCCGCAAGATCTTGCAGCTCCTGCGTTTGAGGCAGATCTTCAATGGTGTCTTTCTCAAGGTTAACAAGGCAACTATTAACATGCTACGGAGGGTGGAGCCATATGTTGCGTATGGGTAAGTTTGTATAAATTTAGCTGCCGTGAGTGCATTTTTGGAGTGTTGGGATGCATTTTAACACAACACTGCTGTGGCTGCCGCTTCATCAGTTTTGAGAATGAAACACTGAAGTACGGCTGTTGAGAAGGGGCTGTAATCAGCAGCTGCACACTCCCTTGTATCAGTTCCCACCTAAGAATGTGATCCTTCCCAAGGGATATCTAAGCACAAAAAATGCCGCATCACTCATAAGATTATCAAGAATTCAGGTTGCTTTTGGGTTCAAAGAATGCAACAGTTAATTTAATTTGTTTAGACTGTTTAGCTCCTTTATTAACTGTACTATAACCTGCATATTGGTGTGATATTTGCAGTAACTTTTCCAGAGTTGCATTAATTAATTCACATTCACATGAATCAGCCCTGTGGCACCAAATCCCTGAGTTCTGATAATTTTCAAACCAGAAATTCCACTTGTTTATCATTATGATGTCCAGAAGCATGAACATCTACCTTTCATCTCTCCAGATACCCGAACCTGAAGAGTGTTAGGGAATTGATCTACAAAAGAGGTTATGGGAAGCTGAACAAGCAGAGGATTCCGCTTAGCAACAACAATGTCATCGAGGAGGTTTTTCCATCCACAACTACCGTGCTGAATCTGATTACATCCACATTCCAATTTCCGCCTTATGTATATTTTGCTTACCTTCTGTTCATTATAGGGCCTTGGGAAGCATAATATCATCTGCATCGAGGACCTTGTTCACGAGATCATGACGGTTGGCCCACACTTCAAAGAGGCCAACAACTTCCTCTGGCCATTCAAGCTGAAAGCGCCCCTTGGTGgcctcaagaagaagaggaaccACTATGTGGAGGGTGGCGACGCTGGCAACCGTGAGAACTACATCAACGAGCTCATCAAGAGGATGAACTAGGCTCTCTTGTATCCTGTGAGAATGCATTCGATGTCGGCATGGATATGCAATTTTGTTCCATGGCTGTCATACGTCACGACTTCAACTAGGAAATGGGTCCTGTTTATGTTTGCAGTTGCCTCTGTAGGTTTTAATACATCAAGACATAAACCAACACGTGCCCCAAGTGTCACTCGCTAGGGCTACCAAGATTGTTGCAAAAAAGATAGCACTTTTTCCCGTCACTGATTATATATTTAGTTCTAGTTTGACAACCTCATTTTTCCATAGAATTTTTATTTTTCTAAAAAAATAAATTATTTTTCTTTGGAAAAAATAGAGTTTCCAAACTAACCCTTATACTGACAATGCTATTGAACCATCGTAAATGTTCAACGTGTCATAATCGTAAATGCAGTCATTTTATCATTTATACGGCCAAAGTTATGGCAAACCAAATATATTGTAGATTGAACTGTAAAAACTTTGGATACAAATATATTGTAAATAAGTATTTAGATTAGAAGCTTGAATTAGATCACGTGCATAGACTTGTTTGAAAAATACTTTCATGAAAGTCTAAGTTATTGAGATGTTCATCTATTTTCGAATAGAATATAGATGCAGTTGGATTCACATATTAATAATataatagtgtcggcgtttcgagactgggggtccctgggccgacgagtgaaatgtcgccgcgtgtcccagcccagatgggtcggcgcgaggccgagcgcgaaggggggaagagaggtggccggagatgggcgtgagaggtggaaatctcgcggccttcgtgttcgtcccgcgcccaggtcggatgcgcttgcagtagggggttataagcgtccacgcgggagagggagcgagcggcctcacgcgagcgcctgtcccgtcctcgtcaccgcgcggccaaccctctgtaagagggccctggtccttccttttataggcgtaaggagaggatccaggtgtacaatggggggtgtagcagagtgctacgtgtctagcggaggagagttagcgccctaagtacatgccgtcgtggcagccggagaggttttggcacccggttcgtgtggtgtcgtggccgtcggagaagcgctggagcctggcggaaggacagctgtcggggctgtcgagtccttgctgacgtcctcttgcttccgtaagggggctgagagccgccgtcgtcacagagcgtgcggggcgccatcattgcctatctggcggagcgagccagatgggacgccgatcttgttccccgtagcctgagtcagcttgtggtagggtaatgatggcgcttcctgtcgacgtggtcggtccgcgccctaggttgggcgatgtggaggctcctccgaggtcgaggtcgagtctgtcttcagtggccgtggtcgagtccgagcccctgggtcgggcgaggcggagaccgtcggctgaggccagggctaagtccgagccctagggtcgggcgaagcggtgttcatcgtcttccggggctgagcccaagtccgagccctgggtcgggcggtgcggagttcgccgtcttccggggcttagcccaagtccgagccctgggtcgggcggagcggagttcgccgtcttccggggcttagcccgagtccgagccctgggtcgggcggagcggagttcgccgtcttcaggggcttagcccgagtccgagccctgggtcgggcggagcggagttcgccgtcttcaggggcttagcccgagtccgagccctgggtcgggcggagcggagttcgccgtcttcaggggcttagcccaagtccgagccctgggtcaggcggagcggagtttccaatggtgcctgaggccgggcctgactgcctgtcagcctcactctgtctagtggcactgcagccggtgcggcgcaggcggcactgtccctctgtcaggtcggtcagtggagcggcgaagtgactgcggtcacttcggctctgtcgactgaagggcgcgcgtcaggataaaggtgtcaggccacctttgcattaaatgctcctgcgatctggtcggttggcgcagCGATTtgatcagggttgcttcttggcgaagacagggcctcgggcgagccggaaatgtgttcgttgctggaggggggcctcgggcgagacggagatcctccggggtcgactgcccttgtccgaggctaggctcgggcgaggcgtgatcgagtccctcgaatggaccgatccctgacttgttcgcacccatcaggcctttgcaactttgtgctgatgggggttaccagctgagaattaggagccttgagggtacccctaattatggtccccgatagtagcccccgagcctcgaagggagtgttaacactcgcttggaggcttttgtcgcacttttttgcaaggggaccagcctttctcggttgcgttttgttccggtgggtgcgcgcgagcgcacccgccgggtgtagcccccgaggcctcagaggagtggtttgactcctccgaggtcttaatgtctcgcgcaatgctttggctggtctggtcgttccctcatgcgagctggccgtagcccgggtgcacggtcgggtcccaaattctcgggctggtatgttgacgctgtcaacggtttggccggagccgggtttgcgagagcagcccccgagcctctgcacagggcgagaggacgatcagcgacggactcgacttttttacatacgcccctgcgtcgcctttccgcaaggaggagggggggaaagcgccatgttgccctcggtgggcgccgaacatggtgtctccggtgagctgctggcgggtaatccgagcgaacgtccgtgccccatttgctaggggtcggctagaggcccagaggcgcgcccaaaagtacctgcgggtgatttgccggacccggtcccctgtcgacggggtccgagggctcgatgcctccctctgatgggattccgttacaagatcattcccgctggtctcggaaatgtcctagggtacctcgggagcgtagcccgagccttggttatgtatcgaacgtacccatggtcatccctcgctctgcgtctgaggcggctgtgaacccttcgagggccagccttcgaacccctgatcagtagtgggcgcggagcccgagtagcctgaggcggtcgttgaacccttccgaggggccgaccttcgaacctctgaccagtagtgggtgtggagcccacgcgctctgaggcggctgttgaacccctccgtggggccagccttcgaacctctgatcagtagggaggctcggagcctggttccttcacagagaaggatcctttttggggtatccccctttcccagtccctgtcgtaagagagagaaagaggaaaaggaaaaggatacgaaattgaacgacgtggcgtaccttttttgacgcggtcattatggcgaaggcgaagcgtcgctcgcttcccctgccagaggcgccgcctttcccgccgcggagttaatgcgacggggcgtgcggttcgcggggcggccgttgcacgtgcacgagccgttcgaggaacggaacacgggcgcgtcgtcttcacgccgtgagagagggctctctcactgccccaggatgggacgtaagcttggctgacgacgtgaccgctgctcccgcccgcctgtcaccgccatcattgccggcccattt harbors:
- the LOC100281971 gene encoding 60S ribosomal protein L7-like — translated: MSSAEAKAAAKAVPESVLRKRKREEQWAADKKEKALADRKEALDSRKIIFARAKQYAQEYDAQEKELVQLKREARLKGGFYVSPEAKLLFVVRIRGINAMHPKTRKILQLLRLRQIFNGVFLKVNKATINMLRRVEPYVAYGYPNLKSVRELIYKRGYGKLNKQRIPLSNNNVIEEGLGKHNIICIEDLVHEIMTVGPHFKEANNFLWPFKLKAPLGGLKKKRNHYVEGGDAGNRENYINELIKRMN